From one Lolium rigidum isolate FL_2022 chromosome 4, APGP_CSIRO_Lrig_0.1, whole genome shotgun sequence genomic stretch:
- the LOC124706410 gene encoding uncharacterized protein LOC124706410 — MDSFFKRAFGDAACSEDNNVVQQGIERCPFLRNINEPTSFSLTSVNFPVPATGAKGPIFEDGPNFDTAFRVFHGRDGVVPLSEGSFAHIQKPLPKPDPEFNPLAAKAATISLSGFGGFFSFGDFQNKRNKNNSNKKNPNNLPQNQNKGPSNNNHEAMSNEWLENGQCPLAKSYRALGGVVPLVAKLLTPPAGMKLTCPPAIVAARAAISRTAFAKGLRPQPLPTKVVVIALLGMAANVPLGIWREHTTKFSVQWFAAVHAAVPFIGMLRKSILMPKSAMALTIAASILGQTIGSRAERIRLKRAKLAAEGHGHDHATRIEVPVSLKTGSSGVAVQFWDPLALRVKSTVSPAMVPSVGALV; from the exons ATGGATTCCTTTTTCAAAAGGGCTTTCGGCGATGCCGCGTGCTCGGAAGATAACAATGTGGTCCAGCAGGGAATCGAAAGATGCCCGTTCCTGAGGAACATCAACGAGCCCACGAGTTTCTCCTTGACATCCGTCAACTTCCCCGTGCCG GCGACCGGAGCAAAGGGTCCAATTTTCGAGGACGGGCCCAACTTCGACACGGCGTTCCGGGTTTTCCACGGCAGAGACGGGGTTGTTCCGCTTTCGGAAGGATCCTTTGCGCATATCCAGAAGCCTCTGCCCAAGCCTGATCCTGAGTTTAACCCCTTGGCGGCCAAAGCTGCCACCATCAGCCTCTCGGGATTTGGAGGCTTCTTCAGCTTCGGCGATTTCCAAAACAAGCGCAATAAGAATAACTCTAACAAAAAGAACCCCAACAACCTCCCCCAG AATCAGAACAAAGGCCCGTCTAACAATAATCATGAAGCGATGAGCAACGAATGGCTGGAAAATGGCCAATGTCCTCTTGCAAAGTCATACAGAGCACTTGGCGGAGTTGTGCCTCTCGTTGCGAAGTTGCTGACGCCCCCAGCTGGTATGAAACTGACGTGTCCTCCTGCGATTGTTGCTGCCCGTGCAGCAATATCCCGCACGGCGTTTGCAAAGGGGCTTCGCCCTCAGCCCCTGCCCACGAAAGTAGTGGTGATCGCACTGCTCGGTATGGCAGCAAATGTTCCACTTGGCATCTGGAGGGAGCACACCACCAAGTTTTCTGTGCAGTGGTTTGCGGCGGTCCATGCTGCTGTGCCTTTCATAGGGATGCTGAGGAAGTCTATTCTGATGCCGAAGAGCGCCATGGCCCTTACCATAGCTGCCTCAATACTGGGTCAGACAATTGGTTCAAGAGCTGAACGTATCAGATTGAAGAGGGCAAAGTTAGCAGCAGAGGGCCATGGCCATGATCATGCTACCCGGATTGAAGTTCCGGTGAGCCTGAAAACTGGGAGCTCAGGTGTTGCTGTCCAGTTCTGGGATCCGCTCGCCCTCAGGGTCAAAAGCACTGTATCCCCAGCTATGGTTCCATCTGTTGGTGCTTTGGTTTGA
- the LOC124706411 gene encoding ATP-dependent Clp protease proteolytic subunit 4, chloroplastic, protein MAAASASATASLSATAALRLRHRQLCSSARVPAQSHPLLKLSRRSHAVSASAASLSPLSLWEGQGIRAEADGPGGAASGDVMGLLLRERIIFLGNEIEDFLADAIVSQLLLLDAMDSESDIRLFVNSPGGSLSATMAIYDVMQLVRADVSTIGMGIAGSTASILLGGGTKGKRFAMPNTRIMMHQPVGGASGQALDVEVQAKEILTSKRNVIRIISGFTGRTLEQVEKDIDRDRYMGPLEAVDYGIIDGVIDGDSIIPLEPVPERVKPKYDYEEMYKDPQKFLTPDVPDDEIY, encoded by the exons ATGGCCGCCGCCAGTGCGAGTGCCACTGCCTCCCTCTCCGCCACGGCAGCTCTCCGCCTCCGGCACCGGCAGCTTTGCTCTAGCGCACGCGTGCCCGCGCAATCCCATCCCCTTCTCAAGCTGAGCCGCCGCAGCCACGCGGTTTCGGCGTCGGCGGCTTCCTTGTCTCCTCTGTCTCTGTGGGAAGGCCAAGGTATCCGAGCGGAGGCGGATGGTCCTGGAggcgcagcgagcggtgatgtcaTGGGCCTTCTCCTCCGGGAGCGCATCATCTTCCTCGGCAACGAGATCGAGGACTTCCTCGCCGACGCCATCGTcagccagctcctcctcctcgacgcCATGGACTCCGAATCTGACATCCGCCTCTTCGTCAACTCCCCTGGTGGATCGCTCAG TGCCACAATGGCCATCTATGATGTAATGCAGCTTGTGAGGGCAGATGTATCCACTATTGGGATGGGCATAGCTGGATCCACAGCTTCTATACTCCTTGGTGGGGGCACAAAGGGCAAACGATTCGCCATGCCTAACACCAGGATTATGATGCATCAGCCCGTGGGAGGCGCGAGTGGCCAGGCCTTGGACGTAGAGGTCCAAGCCAAGGAGATTTTGACTAGCAAGAGGAACGTAATCAGGATAATATCAGGCTTTACAGGGCGCACACTGGAGCAGGTAGAGAAAGACATCGACAGAGACCGATACATGGGTCCCCTCGAGGCTGTGGATTACGGGATCATCGATGGCGTGATCGATGGAGACAGCATCATCCCACTCGAGCCTGTTCCGGAGAGGGTGAAGCCTAAATATGACTACGAGGAAATGTACAAGGACCCTCAGAAGTTCCTTACACCAGATGTCCCAGATGATGAGATATACTAG